Part of the Bombyx mori chromosome 19, ASM3026992v2 genome is shown below.
TATAATGGAAAATCTGAATTTGGGATTCCGTAACCCTAATCGAGAAGTGAAAGGCATAAGcgacattaatttttataagtAAAGGTGcgctttatttggtattaacagTTCTATGTTTTTAatggaacttcaattaagtttactctatttaaatagctgaagaagctttttatattataatattttttccaaattttaaactttaaatggttctcctgtaaagttgcaaatatGTCGTTAAAACCTTTAAACCTTTACCTTAAAGCCTTTCACCAGTTTCACCCCtcaatattattgtttactGTGGATGAGACGTATCGTGAAGACCTGCGGACATGTACTAcaatcctatatatttatttcgcGAATCTATAACTCGCTTTCGTTTTGCCATTCTCATACAACACTTATTTTTCTACATGAAAGCAATCGTTCTTAATCGGCGATAAGAAAACCCATTGTATCTTATAATTTTCTCTCACAATGTGtatagaaaatttcataataatcagTTAAGTAATCAAGACGTCAAAACATAACAAATAATGTAACTCACTTTCTtgttacaatattaattatgttcgtaataataatacacaGCCAGAAATTTACATAGGGTCAAACGCGACTGAAACATTTATCTAAATAATCACATAATGAATGCATCTGTTATGTGAGATTTTctttctatatttataaaagtttgttttggaacgaagttccttatggggctATATGgagaggtaccctaaccgggaaaaaacgtccgtaatgtaagatttttattagtaatgcacacagtgtacgacttcattttgtaataatgtacaaaaaaataatatattttttatcattcattgaccacgatctcagagcgttcgtttgcgtaaTACACTAACTCATATATGCAAACATCCGTGAataaagtgtaccacaataagttcgcccgttaccgaatgaccgtgggttgttgcgaaacctccagttttattttctttatacctcgaatagaacttaaaatttatatttttttattaaggaacttcgttcctatccggtgtcccgcgacaccacacatctttttttttacattattgccttatttattgctttatttacatttttatacaGATCATAGTTTGCGCGCTGATGTTAGTGGCCGTTGTAATCAGCATGGAGCTGCCATCGACAGCCAAACCTTTGGACCACGACGTGCCGGACCTAAAACATCCCACAGACCATGGCCACAAACCTCAGGAGCAGACGCATAAATCGCAGGAAGCACCGAAAATCCCCGACTCTAAAGACAATAAGGATCTTCCAAACGTCGGACAGATGGGAGGCaaaaactaaaatgaaaatcATGAAGCCATTATAGGAAAGTCTTCGAtgtatcaattttattaattaacaattacaAGCATATTAAAATCGACTGCAgttgaatgttttgttttattcttcgatcaatactattattgatcgaaggttttattataaaaaaaagagtaacgTTTTTCCTAGCCAATGGCCAATAAAACAACCACTGTTTCTTTTATTCTGTTCTGAtgatataaaactttttttttctgcttagatgggtggacgagctcacagcccacctggtgttaagcggttactggagcccatagaaatctacagcgtcgccacccaacttgagatataagttcaaaggtctcaagtatagttacaacggctgccccacccttcaaaccgaaacgtattactgcttcgcagtagaaataggcagggccgtggtacctacccgtgcggactcacaagaggtcctaccaccattaattacgcaaattatattttaagggtttgatttttgtattacaagatgttattccttcaccgtggaagtcaatcgtgaacatttgttaagtacgtatttcattagaaaaattggtacccgccttcgggattcgaacaccgttgcatcgctagatacgaatgcaccggacgataGACGATAGACCTATAGATCGATAGACGAAAAAAAGAAGTCAAACAACCACTTTTGGTTTGTTAATTGATGTTTTTACACTAaggtacattttttaatatatcttcaatattattatgtacctattagggatttataaaataaaacttaccagTGTTAGTGCATCCTGTgagcactgcctatttctgccgtgaagtagttaatgcgtttaggtttgaagggtgaggcagccgttgttccGTAAAATCgaagatttagaactcatgtctcaggtgacttccatacaaaaaaaatagaaatatgaaaaattatctaaaaaatGATCAATGTTTTACTATACATAATTAAGGAAAGTAATGTCTAAGGACGTATttaaggacaaaaaaaaacagaataaatgaACTCTCACCGTAGCATGTTATTGCcagcaataaaattaagtaggctatctataaaatataaaagcttTAAATGATGTATTACCTTCTTTGACAGCGTCCGCGTGTTTTTCATGGcactaaaaaaaactactaataaAAACGCATCGCCACATTTTATATGTTgtcaacattaaaaaacacaCTAATTATCTTGGATAACTTACTGTAAATCTCATTTTGATGATCCTAATAATCGGCTAGGTATTCAAAAAATGTATGCTGAAAGTGATTGCAATACTAatcttatatacatttataatcCCTTATCTGATGTCCTGACCCCACTCTTAACATGGACTCAATActtgtttattttgtaattttatgcaCGAAACATAATTAACGATATTAACAAGAGCTCTTTATTTCAGTGCCGACCACAAGGGCGATGGATCAACATATTTTTGCATTAAATAgggaaaataacaaaatattaaataattcatgttttctagtttaaattaaaattccaagGTCttcgtaaattatatttataaaactggGAAATCTTGAACAACTTCACAATTTAAGTCTGTATACGaaggtatatatttatattcattttcataacaaataaaattgtttttgtttgagcTAGGATAACCTCTAACCATTCGTAATCAAGCCGGCGTAAAGTATGTTTGTGTCCAACAGCCACAAAATGGTGAAATTTGTAAAattgagcccactgagtttctcgccggatcttctcagtgggtcgcgtttccgatccggtggtagattctgcgaagcacggctcttgctagggtttgtgttagcaacgtcgtcaggtttgagccccgtgagcctctcaaggctatcagcttaggtagggaaaaaaaacgtaaaattgagtTCGACGAAAAACGGGTTAGCATGTTTTAGTAAAGGAGTTAGAGAAAACAGAAGGGGATATTATTTCCACATAAAAACGTTGAAGAAGTTTTAGATATAGCTGTGGGAGAGCATAACCGTGTCTTCGAATTAATAAGGATATTCTCCACTTTAGCTCGTCTACCGATAGAACTTAACAATAGCTCATAATCCTCAATGTTagcaatacatttaaaaattcctGATTCAAAACAGCAAGCAATATTCCAATATGAAACAAGCTGTGTGTATGCACTgtgaaattaacattaatataatattctgATCACAGTGAAATTCTCATTtcaagcatagattatacacttaataagaGCATCACGATCTTTGACCCGAACAGGAAAAAAGAGGGAAAGAAATAAAACGAAAGGAATCATTagaatttttagttttaattgggTGACAATACATACCAAGACACAGAGCTATGTATGGCTTaagtcaaaaaatattttttaaataaagataaaactAAATGCGTAAACTAAATTACTATGAAAGCTATTGTAAAGTCTAAAAAGAAATCAGAAGAAGCGAgtgtaaatttaatatttttattttgactctCTACAATACTAGTGGTCATTATTTCCACAATTCAATAATACGGTATccttatattttcaattaatatccATGTTCGCGGTAACCTCCTTGGTCTACTCGTCCTTGAGGGAAACCGCCGCCACCATATCCGCCTTGGTTGCCACCAAATCCGCCTTGGTTACCACCATATCCGCCCTGACTACCACCATATCCGCCTTGACTGCCACCATATCCGCCTTGATTACCACCATATCCGCCTTGACCGCCACCATATCCGCCTTGGCCGCCTCCCTGGCCATAACCACCACGACCGCTTTGCCCACCAGAGCTTTCATGGCCGTATCCATACGGGTAACCTGAAAAAGTAATTATGAGTTATCAAGTGGAATGGAGTAACTTCTGCCGGTTTCTAGGCCTGTTTGTGTACTATAGTCTAATAGCTGATATCATGAGTTCTATTAGTAAacctataaattatttttgcaaATATTATGCTTTTCGTTCGGttatttaaactacttttaggGTTTAATATagcgattttattttaattacccaTTTGACACGCCATTTCGAATTCCTACAGTTTTTTGATGATGGATGACTGACGGTTTTGTTATTGATGTCAATATTAACAAGCACAAGATTAAAGCGTAAAAGTGAAGAGAGTGTCAGAGAAGAAGTGAATAGTGAGAGAAGTGAAAGTATGATCTATGGGTCTTTGCaacaactgtgtgcttagtgcaagttttttaacgttctcgataacgtaaaagttaactcaaatttgtatggagttggaacagcgccgctagcggcaaacgttgtcAAACGTTATTATATCACAgcgttactattgttgatcgaagcaaaTTTGTATGGGGTTAGAACGTTTcactatatttaattatataactatattatattattatactatattttgaATGTGAGTAGAGGCAGTGGGCTCATCAATTCATACAGtgcaataacaaataaaaaagtacatcATTATAAGCATCCCAATTGCTTATTATGGAGGGCATAAATATGTAGATAAACAAACACAGATCTATTTGCGAGAAatcaattgttttgtatttaaatagacTGGTGCAAAAACTTACCGTAACATGCTGtcacaatcaaaatcaaacaggcaatctgtaaaattaaatacaggaaacatattaaacaaaaacaacggaattatttcgtatattatgtatttttcaaaTGCTTTCATTGACTAAGCTATACATTTGGTATTGTATTATGAATACGCAGTTTGTATTAGCATAGAAATACAATTGAGAACTTACTGTGATCTTCATTTTAGGAACGGATGCGAATCTTTGAAGTTATGTTGTAAACTATTGCAGCATTCCCCTTATATACATTTACCCTTATCTCATACAGATGCGTGAACCCCGCCCTGTTTACATGGACTTTAATGATTTGTGTCAAAATATTATCTACATTAGAGATAGCAGTTTGCTTCTGAAGCATTGATGCAACAAGGGgccaatatattttaattagaacCACAATTTATCTTCCACACATAAATattagaccttttttttttgtttcactgTTATATCTCGATAGGTTTCAAATttcgtattaattttatatgtcCATGAATGAATCaataatttttacaaaatttttgaTATTAAACAACATGTGTGTGATATTAAGGTTTAAGTAGGTACATCTAAtatgatatcttttttttccctgcttctgctgagagccttgagaggctatttcagcttatccTTGACGTGCAGGTGACTCACGGcactctaaccgggagtgttgctaacactggccctagcaagagcagtgcttcgcagaatctaccaccggatcggaaacgcgacccactgagaagatccggcaagaaacttagtgggctgtgtctatgggttaattcactcgtcgagcccttcgtcgcaagcgacgggttcgacgaggacagtgaccgaaTGATTTCTAAAAAACTTAAGTAATGTTGTACTTTGTTCGCATATAAAACTATCATAGACCTTTTATTACGCTCTAGGGATTTTTATGCGATATAACATTCATCTCTTAAATGAACTCTCCTTCAATGTGTACTATGacacttcttcaaacgagtttGGAAAAGAATTCTAAGCGGTATCTTGAAGTCCACAAGCCATGGTGACCAGTTACCATCACGTTAAGAGAATGCTCTATCCacttctaaaataaaattcaaaattctagATTTCGTTTTTAATCAGTGACTTTAGTATTGTGATTTTAGTGAGTATTGTATTATAAGATTAAATAaggacaacattttttttattgcttagatgggtggacgagctcacagcctacctggtgttaagtggtcactggagcccataaacatctataacgtaaatgcgccacccaccttgagacatgagttctaaggtctcagtatagttacaacggttgcccccacccttcaaaccgaaacgcattactgcttcacggcagaaataggcagagtggtggtacctacccgcgcggactcagaagaggtcctaccaccagtcaacaTGTTTTGATTTTGTATAAACACAGTAAAAGAACGGAATTATTATGAAAGTGAATAAAATTACGCAACAATAACTGCGCTTGGGGATGACTCAGTCAGACTTTAATATTATCTTCACCCGCTCCCTTCTGTAAATATTCAGGTCAGCCCATCGAACTCAGTGTCAAGTCATTTTAAGAAATTTTCCATTACAAAACGTAAACGGTATACATTTTATGAATGTTGATTAACATGTTTatacatactagaggtcccgcagtaggcgaaattcaactataattaattggatttgtaagtttgtacactattatgattgtaatttatacttctataatcacaaatttcaccaaggctacactataaaaaaaaaatgacaaacaatatttaatctattctcaatttgaccacagacgtcaaga
Proteins encoded:
- the CPG18 gene encoding cuticular protein glycine-rich 18 precursor — encoded protein: MKITIACLILIVTACYGYPYGYGHESSGGQSGRGGYGQGGGQGGYGGGQGGYGGNQGGYGGSQGGYGGSQGGYGGNQGGFGGNQGGYGGGGFPQGRVDQGGYREHGY